Proteins encoded within one genomic window of Arachis ipaensis cultivar K30076 chromosome B08, Araip1.1, whole genome shotgun sequence:
- the LOC107610956 gene encoding pentatricopeptide repeat-containing protein At1g74600, chloroplastic-like yields the protein MSVHNVVSWTAIISGFVQDNDIFSALKLFKDMRQIGQEINSYTLTSVLSACAKPGMIDLAVQIHSLILKLGFYLYLNVGAALINMYAKMGEVELSELAFNEMENKKDQGTWAAILSSFAQNQKSRRVVELFRVMLREGVKPNEYCISSVLSIISCLTLVTQMHSYTLRSGFVTEASVGFSLFTIYSKCGNLEESYKVFLQVPVKDNVSWTSMIAGLAEHGYAEQALQLFRDMIYQKILPDHMVLIPTLSACSTLQSLQMGKEIHGYAFRLGIGKNSAFCGALVNMYSKCGSLNLARTVFDMLPEKDAFACSSMVAGYAQRGLIEKAFLLFREMLFADVSVDSSVISSILGAAAISYQSEIGTQLHAYVQKLGLQADVYIGSSLMTMYSKCGSILESKRRLMMLRSQM from the coding sequence ATGTCAGTCCATAATGTGGTTTCTTGGACTGCAATAATTTCTGGGTTTGTGCAAGACAATGATATTTTTTCTGCATTAAAGCTTTTCAAAGATATGAGGCAAATAGGGCAGGAGATAAATAGCTATACCCTTACGAGTGTGCTTTCTGCATGTGCAAAACCTGGGATGATTGATCTGGCAGTCCAAATTCATTCCCTGATATTAAAATTAGGGTTCTATTTGTACCTTAATGTTGGGGCTGCTTTGATCAACATGTATGCAAAAATGGGAGAAGTTGAACTATCAGAATTAGCCTTCAATGAGATGGAAAATAAGAAGGATCAAGGCACCTGGGCAGCCATCCTGTCATCTTTTGCACAGAACCAAAAGTCTAGGAGGGTGGTTGAGTTATTCCGGGTAATGTTAAGAGAAGGAGTGAAACCTAATGAGTATTGTATTAGTAGTGTGTTAAGTATTATTAGCTGCTTAACTTTAGTGACACAGATGCATAGTTACACTTTAAGGTCTGGGTTCGTGACTGAAGCTTCGGTCGGCTTTTCCCTTTTCACAATATACTCAAAGTGTGGCAATTTGGAGGAGTCTTATAAGGTTTTTCTGCAAGTTCCGGTAAAAGACAATGtctcgtggacctccatgattgCTGGTTTGGCAGAGCATGGATATGCAGAGCAAGCTCTTCAGCTGTTTAGAGATATGATATATCAAAAAATTCTCCCCGATCATATGGTCTTAATACCAACTCTATCTGCTTGTTCCACGCTTCAGTCCTTGCAGATGGGTAAAGAAATTCATGGCTATGCTTTTCGTTTAGGAATAGGAAAAAACTCAGCCTTTTGCGGAGCATTGGTAAATATGTATTCAAAGTGTGGAAGCTTGAATTTGGCAAGGACAGTGTTTGATATGCTACCCGAAAAGGATGCATTTGCATGCTCTTCGATGGTTGCAGGATATGCCCAAAGGGGCCTAATTGAAAAGGCATTTTTGTTATTCCGTGAGATGCTCTTCGCTGATGTATCAGTGGACTCTTCCGTAATTTCATCCATTCTCGGAGCTGCTGCAATTTCGTATCAATCAGAAATCGGAACTCAATTGCATGCCTACGTCCAAAAATTGGGTTTACAAGCAGATGTTTATATTGGAAGTTCGCTAATGACAATGTATTCAAAATGTGGAAGTATTTTAGAATCCAAAAGGCGTTTGATGATGCTGAGAAGCCAGATGTAA
- the LOC107610955 gene encoding pentatricopeptide repeat-containing protein At3g13880-like yields MIVSYAYHGKGVEALEAYELMRKDGVKPDAVTFVGILSACSHSGLVEEAFFYLNSMLIDYGITPDHRHYACIVDVRGRSGRVREAESFINEMPIEADALIWETLLAACKVHGDFELGKVAAKKFMEFISSDAGAYVCLSNICADVGQWEEVAKIRSSLNWTGMKKEPLALFVCHVLDAYIVKIYLAIGLVALVSLLRSNVLNSIADPSTKQNKTMATMKEKSHYNKTHYCMCQTKAMATVYMDMTQEKKDIVEEMGFGALAHVPEMNVSHALLRELIDHFDEEKGWNYFDDKVDYNNLNPEDKEIFDSLKNISLATLTRNVLDMSVEGEENRKKFKRTFVVFIQKCFLLPTTRKGRKQSVDGCVFVLILIYFHETKFLRPFAPDAPPAP; encoded by the exons ATGATTGTGAGCTATGCTTATCATGGTAAAGGCGTAGAGGCCTTAGAAGCTTATGAACTAATGAGAAAAGATGGAGTAAAACCTGATGCAGTAACATTTGTTGGGATTTTATCAGCTTGTAGCCATAGTGGGCTGGTTGAGGAAGCCTTCTTCTATCTTAATTCAATGCTCATAGACTACGGCATTACACCTGATCATCGACATTACGCTTGTATTGTCGATGTGCGAGGCCGATCCGGCAGAGTCCGAGAGGCTGAAAGTTTCATAAATGAGATGCCTATTGAAGCTGATGCTTTAATATGGGAAACTCTGCTTGCTGCTTGCAAAGTCCATGGTGATTTCGAGCTTGGAAAGGTAGCAGCCAAAAAGTTTATGGAGTTCATATCAAGTGATGCTGGAGCTTATGTTTGTCTCTCTAATATTTGCGCAGATGTAGGACAGTGGGAAGAAGTGGCCAAGATTAGGAGCTCGTTGAATTGGACTGGGATGAAGAAAGAGCCT CTTGCATTATTTGTGTGTCATGTTCTTGATGCTTATATCGTGAAGATCTAC CTTGCGATTGGTCTAGTCGCATTGGTTTCTCTCTTACGTTCCAACGTGCTAAATAGCATAGCTGATCCATCCA CAAAACAGAACAAGACAATGGCAACAATGAAGGAGAAGTCGCACTATAAC AAAACTCATTATTGCATGTGCCAAACAAAGGCAATGGCAACAGTGTACATGGATATGActcaagaaaaaaaagatatagtGGAAGAAATGGGATTTGGTGCCCTGGCACATGTCCCAGAAATGAATGTCTCTCATGCCCTGTTGAGAGAATTGATTGATCACTTTGATGAAGAGAAAGGAT GGAATTATTTTGATGATAAGGTTGATTACAACAATCTGAATCCAGAAGACAAGGAAATATTTGACAGTCTCAAAAATATTTCCTTGGCGACTTTGACAAGGAATGTGCTGGATATGAGCGTAGAAGGGGAGGAGAACCGGAAAAAATTCAAGAGGACttttgttgtcttcatccaaAAGTGCTTCTTGCTTCCCACAACG AGAAAGGGGAGGAAACAGTCTGTTGATGGCTGTGTTTTTGTGTTGATATTGATATACTTTCACGAAACCAAGTTCCTTCGCCCGTTCGCACCTGATGCTCCCCCAGCACCTTGA